A region from the Stutzerimonas stutzeri genome encodes:
- a CDS encoding LysR substrate-binding domain-containing protein — protein sequence MNIETKWLEDLVALAATRSFSQAAERRFVTQPAFSRRIRSLENTLGLTLVNRARTPIELTEAGQLFLVTARNMVEQLGEVVHYLHNLEGQRGEVLQIAAAHSLALGFFPGWLARLRQDGVPVNSRLVATNVGEAVHSLREGACDLILAYYDPDATLQMDPELFPSLALGRTEIVPVCAVDEAGRPLFDPDSGQTVPLLAYSAGASLGRSVNLLLRQRGLRSTTVYETAMADSLKSMAMQRLGLAWVPRLSVTAELERGELVICGGEHWRVPLEIRLYRCALVRKAPVRLLWRKLESGAGQWAEAVTPG from the coding sequence ATGAACATCGAAACCAAGTGGCTGGAAGATCTGGTCGCCCTGGCCGCAACGCGAAGCTTCTCCCAAGCCGCCGAGCGGCGCTTCGTCACCCAGCCAGCGTTCAGCCGGCGCATCCGCAGCCTGGAAAATACGCTGGGCCTGACCTTGGTGAACCGCGCCCGGACGCCGATCGAGCTGACCGAGGCGGGGCAGCTGTTCCTGGTCACGGCACGCAACATGGTCGAGCAGTTGGGCGAAGTGGTGCACTACCTGCACAACCTCGAAGGGCAGCGCGGCGAGGTGCTGCAGATCGCCGCCGCGCATTCGCTGGCGCTGGGGTTCTTCCCAGGATGGCTGGCTCGCCTGCGTCAGGACGGCGTACCGGTCAACAGCCGGCTGGTGGCCACCAACGTCGGCGAGGCGGTGCATTCGCTACGGGAAGGCGCCTGCGACCTGATCCTCGCCTACTACGATCCGGATGCCACGCTGCAGATGGATCCGGAGCTGTTTCCGTCGCTGGCGCTGGGGCGCACCGAGATCGTGCCGGTCTGCGCGGTCGATGAGGCAGGCAGGCCGCTGTTCGATCCGGATAGTGGCCAGACCGTGCCGCTGCTGGCCTACAGCGCCGGCGCCTCGCTGGGTCGTTCGGTGAATCTGCTGCTGCGCCAGCGTGGGCTGCGCTCGACCACCGTGTACGAAACGGCGATGGCCGACAGCCTGAAAAGCATGGCCATGCAACGGCTGGGGCTGGCCTGGGTGCCCCGGCTTTCGGTGACCGCCGAGCTGGAGCGCGGCGAACTGGTAATCTGCGGCGGCGAGCACTGGCGGGTGCCGTTGGAGATACGCCTATATCGCTGCGCATTGGTGCGCAAGGCGCCGGTACGGCTGCTCTGGCGCAAGCTGGAAAGCGGCGCGGGGCAGTGGGCGGAGGCTGTAACCCCCGGCTGA
- the aspA gene encoding aspartate ammonia-lyase gives MSSAASFRLEKDLLGSLEVPADAYYGIQTLRAVRNFHLSGVPLSHFPKLVVALAMVKQAAADANRELGHLSDAKHTAISQACAHLIRGEHHDQFVVDMIQGGAGTSTNMNANEVIANLALEYMGHAKGEYRYLHPNNDVNMAQSTNDAYPTAIRLGLLLGHDTLLASLDSLVQAFAGKSTEFAHILKMGRTQLQDAVPMTLGQEFRAFATTLGEDLEHLRLIAPQLLVEVNLGGTAIGTGINADPSYQALAVQRLATISGHPLKPAADLIEATSDMGAFVTFSSMLKRLAVKLSKICNDLRLLSSGPRTGINEINLPARQPGSSIMPGKVNPVIPEAVNQVAFEVIGNDLALTMAAEAGQLQLNVMEPLIAFKLFDSIRLLQRAMDMLREHCIVGITANEDHCRRLMENSIGLITALNPYIGYENATRIAGQALLSGRGVLELVREEQLLDDATLDDILRPENMIAPRLVPLRQ, from the coding sequence ATGTCCTCCGCTGCATCGTTCCGCCTCGAAAAAGACCTGCTTGGCTCCCTCGAAGTACCCGCCGACGCCTACTACGGTATCCAGACGCTGCGCGCGGTGCGCAACTTTCACCTTTCCGGCGTACCGCTGTCGCATTTTCCCAAGCTGGTGGTCGCACTGGCGATGGTCAAGCAGGCGGCGGCCGACGCCAACCGCGAGCTCGGCCACCTCAGCGACGCCAAGCACACCGCCATCAGCCAGGCCTGCGCGCACCTGATCCGCGGCGAGCATCACGACCAGTTCGTCGTCGACATGATCCAGGGCGGCGCCGGCACCTCGACCAACATGAACGCCAACGAGGTGATCGCCAACCTTGCGCTGGAATACATGGGCCACGCCAAAGGCGAATACCGCTACCTGCACCCGAACAACGACGTGAACATGGCGCAGTCGACCAACGACGCCTACCCCACCGCCATCCGCCTCGGCCTGCTGCTCGGCCACGACACCCTGCTGGCCAGCCTCGACAGCCTGGTGCAGGCGTTCGCCGGCAAGTCGACCGAGTTCGCGCACATCCTCAAGATGGGCCGCACCCAGCTGCAGGACGCGGTGCCGATGACCCTCGGCCAGGAATTCCGCGCCTTCGCCACCACCCTTGGCGAAGACCTGGAGCACCTGCGCCTGATCGCCCCGCAGCTGTTGGTCGAGGTCAACCTCGGCGGCACCGCCATCGGCACCGGCATCAACGCCGACCCCAGCTACCAGGCTTTGGCCGTGCAGCGCCTGGCAACCATCAGCGGCCATCCGCTGAAACCGGCGGCCGACCTGATCGAAGCCACCTCCGACATGGGCGCCTTCGTCACCTTCTCCAGCATGCTCAAACGCCTGGCGGTCAAGCTGTCGAAGATCTGCAACGACCTGCGCCTGCTCTCCAGCGGCCCGCGCACCGGCATCAACGAGATCAACCTGCCTGCGCGTCAACCCGGAAGCTCGATCATGCCGGGCAAGGTCAACCCGGTTATCCCTGAAGCGGTCAACCAGGTGGCGTTCGAGGTCATCGGCAACGACCTGGCGCTGACCATGGCGGCCGAAGCCGGGCAGCTGCAGCTCAACGTCATGGAGCCGCTGATCGCCTTCAAGCTGTTCGACTCGATCCGCCTGCTGCAACGCGCCATGGACATGCTGCGCGAGCACTGCATCGTGGGCATCACCGCGAACGAAGACCACTGCCGACGCCTGATGGAAAACTCCATCGGCCTGATCACCGCGCTAAATCCCTACATCGGCTACGAGAACGCCACCCGCATCGCCGGCCAGGCGCTGCTCAGCGGTCGCGGCGTGCTGGAGCTGGTGCGCGAGGAGCAGTTGCTGGACGACGCCACCCTGGATGACATCCTGCGCCCGGAAAACATGATCGCGCCGCGACTGGTGCCGTTGCGTCAGTGA
- the adhP gene encoding alcohol dehydrogenase AdhP: MNQTMKAAVAHAFGEPLRIEEVKVPLPGPGQILVKIEACGVCHTDLHAVEGDWPVRPSLPFIPGHEGVGYVAAVGSGVTRVKEGDRVGVPWLYTACGCCEHCLTGWETLCTEQQNTGYSVNGGYAEYVLADPDYVGILPKQVAFDEIAPILCAGVTVYKGLKVTNARPGQWVVISGIGGLGHVAVQYAKAMGLHVAAVDVDDAKLELARTLGASLTVNARHEDPVAVIQRDIGGAHGVLVTAVSNSAFGQAIGMARRHGTVALVGLPPGDFPTPIFDVVLKAISITGSIVGTRADLQEALDFAAEGLVKATIHHGKLDDINQIFDQMRAGAIEGRIVLGM; the protein is encoded by the coding sequence ATGAACCAGACCATGAAAGCCGCCGTGGCACATGCCTTCGGCGAGCCGTTGCGCATCGAGGAAGTCAAGGTGCCACTGCCCGGCCCAGGGCAGATCCTAGTCAAGATCGAGGCCTGTGGTGTGTGTCACACCGACCTGCACGCCGTCGAGGGCGACTGGCCGGTGCGCCCGTCGCTGCCGTTCATTCCCGGTCATGAGGGCGTCGGCTATGTGGCCGCCGTTGGCAGCGGCGTCACCCGCGTCAAGGAAGGCGATCGGGTCGGCGTGCCCTGGCTGTATACGGCCTGCGGCTGTTGCGAGCACTGCCTGACCGGCTGGGAAACGCTCTGCACCGAGCAGCAGAACACTGGTTACTCGGTCAACGGCGGCTACGCCGAGTACGTGCTGGCCGATCCCGACTATGTCGGCATCCTGCCCAAGCAGGTGGCGTTCGATGAAATCGCGCCGATCCTCTGCGCCGGCGTCACCGTGTACAAGGGCCTGAAGGTCACCAACGCCCGTCCGGGCCAGTGGGTGGTGATTTCCGGCATCGGCGGGCTCGGTCACGTGGCCGTGCAATACGCCAAGGCCATGGGCCTGCACGTAGCCGCCGTGGACGTCGACGACGCCAAGCTGGAGCTGGCCCGCACGCTCGGCGCCAGCCTGACGGTCAACGCGCGCCATGAGGACCCGGTCGCCGTGATCCAGCGCGACATTGGCGGTGCCCACGGCGTGCTGGTGACCGCCGTGTCCAACAGCGCCTTCGGTCAGGCCATCGGCATGGCCCGGCGGCACGGCACCGTCGCCCTGGTCGGCCTGCCGCCAGGCGACTTCCCGACGCCGATCTTCGATGTGGTGCTCAAGGCCATCAGCATCACCGGCTCCATCGTCGGTACCCGCGCGGACCTGCAGGAGGCGCTGGACTTCGCCGCCGAAGGCCTGGTCAAGGCAACCATCCACCACGGCAAGCTGGACGACATCAACCAGATATTCGACCAGATGCGCGCCGGGGCCATCGAAGGACGAATCGTGCTGGGCATGTGA
- a CDS encoding FMN-binding negative transcriptional regulator has translation MYTPTAFRQNDLATLHRQMRDSRLPTLVSHGTQGLLASHLPLLLDPDEGPFGTLYGHFARANPQWRDLAEGQPVLVIFHGPDAYVSPSWYPSKAEHGEVVPTWNYISVQAQGRAEVFDDSERLLQLVSRLSAQHEATRERPWAVSDAPSAYIAKQLRAIVGFALPIEQLQGKFKLSQNRSQADQAGVREALASSSDSRDRELAAHISDRQPTPRKPYEH, from the coding sequence ATGTACACCCCAACCGCCTTTCGCCAGAACGATCTCGCGACGCTGCATCGACAGATGCGCGACAGCCGCCTGCCCACCCTTGTCAGCCATGGCACGCAGGGCTTGCTCGCCAGTCATCTGCCGTTGCTGCTGGACCCGGACGAGGGCCCCTTCGGCACGCTGTACGGACACTTCGCCCGGGCCAATCCGCAGTGGCGCGACCTCGCCGAAGGCCAGCCGGTGCTGGTGATATTCCATGGCCCGGACGCCTATGTCAGCCCGTCCTGGTATCCCAGCAAGGCCGAGCACGGCGAGGTGGTGCCGACCTGGAACTACATCAGCGTGCAGGCGCAGGGGCGCGCAGAGGTATTTGACGACAGCGAGCGCCTGCTGCAACTGGTGAGCCGACTCAGCGCGCAGCATGAGGCCACGCGCGAGCGGCCCTGGGCGGTAAGCGATGCGCCCAGCGCCTATATCGCCAAGCAGCTACGCGCCATCGTCGGCTTCGCCCTGCCGATCGAACAGTTGCAAGGCAAGTTCAAGCTCAGCCAGAACCGCAGCCAGGCCGACCAGGCCGGCGTACGCGAGGCGCTGGCGAGCAGTAGCGATAGCCGCGACCGCGAACTGGCCGCCCACATCAGCGATCGTCAGCCCACCCCAAGGAAGCCGTATGAGCATTGA